The nucleotide sequence TCACGCAATTCACGTGCAACTGGTCCAAAGATACGAGTTCCGCGAGGGCTCTTGTCATCTTTAATGATTACACATGCGTTTTCGTCGAAACGGATGTAAGATCCGTCCTGACGGCGAGCGCCGCTCTTTGTGCGAACGATTACTGCTTTAACAACGTCGCCTTTTTTAACAACGCCTCCTGGTGTTGCTTGTTTGACCGTACAAACAATTACATCACCAATATTAGCAGTTTTACGTCCAGATCCGCCAAGAACTTTAATAGTAAGAACTTCACGAGCACCAGAGTTGTCAGCAACTTTTAAACGGGATTCTTGTTGAATCATTTACGTTACCTCCCTTCGGAAATATAATCCGAACAATATTAGATAATAACAGCTTCTTCAACAATTTCAACTAGACGGAAACGTTTAGTAGCTGATAATGGGCGAGTTTCCATGATTTTAACCACATCGCCGATTTTAGCTTGGTTGTTTTCATCATGAGCTTTGAACTTTTTGGAATATTTAACACGCTTGCCGTATAAAGAATGCTTCTTATACGTTTCAACAAGAACAGTGATCGTTTTATCCATTTTATCAGAAACTACACGTCCAGTGTAGACTTTGCGCTGGTTGTTGCGTTCAGTCATTCTGCAACCTCCTCTCAGGATTATCGATTATTAGCAGCGATCTCTCTTTCAGTGATCACAGTTTTCATACGAGCGATCGATTTACGTACTTCACGAATGCGAGCAGTGTTTTCAAGTTGTCCAGTCGCCAATTGAAAGCGAAGGTTGAACAGCTCTTCCTTCAGTGATTTTACTTTTTGTTCAATTTCAGCAGTGGTAAGATCACGAATTTCATTAGCTCTCATTTGATTCACCACCAATTTCCTCGCGTTTAACGAATTTTGTTTTGATTGGCAATTTGTGAGATGCAAGACGCAATGCTTCGCGTGCTACTTCTTCTGATACACCAGCAATTTCAAACATTACTTTTCCTGGTTTTACAACTGCCACCCAGCCTTCAGGAGCACCTTTACCGGATCCCATGCGGACCTCTAGAGGTTTAGCCGTGTAAGGCTTAGAAGGGAAAATTTTGATCCAGACTTTACCGCCACGTTTCATGTAACGAGTCATAGCAATACGAGCTGCCTCAATTTGACGATTTGTAATCCAAGAAGCTTCTAGAGCTTGAATGCCGTATTCACCGAAGTGAACTTCTGTACCGCCTTTAGCACGACCGCGCATTTTTCCACGGTGTTCTCTGCGATATTTAACGCGTTTTGGCAACAACATAATTATTTTCCTCCTTCCTCTTTTTTCTTCTTAGTAGGAAGAACCTCTCCACGATAGATCCAAACTTTAACGCCTAATTTACCATAAGTAGTGTCAGCTTCAGCTGTACCATAGTCAATATCAGCACGAAGTGTGTGAAGTGGAACTGTTCCTTCACTGTAGCTTTCAGAACGAGCGATATCAGCGCCGCCAAGACGACCAGATACCATTGTTTTAATTCCTTGTGCACCTGCGCGCATAGCACGTTGGATTGTTTGCTTTTGAGCACGACGGAATGAAATACGATTTTCAAGTTGACGAGCGATGTTGTCAGCTACTAGTTTAGCATCAAGATCAGCTCTCTTGATTTCAAGAATATTGATGTGTACACGCTTGCCAGTTAGTGAGTTAAGAGCTTTACGAAGTGCTTCAACTTCAGTACCGCCTTTACCGATAACCATACCTGGCTTAGCAGTGTGGATCGTAATGTTCACGCGATTAGCAGCACGCTCGATTTCAATCTTTGAAACAGATGCATCGCTTAAACGCTGATTGATATATTCACGAACTTTGATGTCTTCGTGCAGAAGATTAGCATAATCTTTGCCAGCGAACCATTTAGATTCCCAATCACGGATAACACCAATGCGAAGACCGACTGGATTTACCTTTTGACCCACGGATTATCCCTCCTTCTTTTCTGATACAACGATTGTAATGTGGCTTGTGCGTTTGTTGATGGCACTTGCACGGCCCATTGCGCGTGGACGGAAACGTTTTAGAGTTGGACCTTCGCCTACATAAGCTTCAGTTACAACCAGGTTGTTAATGTCCATTTCATAGTTGTGCTCTGCGTTTGCCACAGCAGATTTTAGAACTTTTTCAATAATTGGAGAAGCAGTTTTAGGTGTGTGGCGAAGAATCGCTACCGCTTCACCGATTTGCTTTCCTCGGATAAGATCAATTACTAAACGAGCTTTACGAGGAGCAATACGTACTGTTCTTGCAACGGCTTTAGCTTGCATTTAAAAGCCTCCTCTCATTAGCGTCTTGTTTTTTTGTCGTCAGCTGCATGGCCTTTATACGTACGTGTTGGAGCAAACTCACCGAGTTTGTGTCCTACCATATCTTCAGTAACGTATACAGGAACATGCTTGCGACCGTCATATACAGCGATCGTTTGACCGATGAATTGCGGGAAAATAGTAGAACGGCGAGACCAAGTTTTGATTACTTGTTTTTTCTCTGACTCGTTTAACTTTTCAACTTTCTTGAATAAATGCTCATCTACGAATGGTCCTTTTTTCAAGCTACGGCCCATACTTGTACCTCCCTTCGCGATTGCGCTACGGTTCCTTCGAACCGTAGAACCATCACGTTATTTTTTACGACGACGTACGATGAATTTATCGGACTTGTTTGTCTTCTTGCGAGTTTTGTAACCAAGAGTAGGTTTACCCCAAGGAGTCATTGGAGACTTACGTCCGATTGGAGCACGACCTTCACCACCACCGTGCGGGTGATCGTTAGGGTTCATTACAGAACCACGAACTGTAGGTCTGATACCTAACCAGCGAGAGCGTCCAGCTTTACCGATGTTGATAAGTTCATGCTGCTCGTTTCCTACTTGACCAACTGTAGCGCGGCAAGTAGCAAGGATCATGCGAACCTCACCAGAGTTCAAGCGAACAAGAACGTATTTGCCTTCTTTACCAAGAACCTGTGCAGAAGTACCAGCAGAACGTACTAATTGTCCGCCTTTGCCTGGTTTAAGTTCGATGTTGTGAATAACTGTACCTACAGGGATATTTTGAAGTGGAAGTGCATTTCCTACTTTAATATCAGCCTCTGGTCCAGAAACAACTTGTAAACCTACTTCAAGGTTTTTTGGAGCAAGGATATATCTTTTCTCACCATCTGCATAGTGGATAAGTGCAATGTTTGCAGAACGGTTCGGATCATACTCGATTGTAGCAACGCGTCCTGGTATACCATCTTTATCGCGTTTGAAGTCGATAATACGGTATTGACGTTTGTGACCGCCGCCTTGATGACGTACAGTAATTTTACCTTGGTTGTTACGACCGCCTTTTCTGTGTACAGGCGCAAGTAATGACTTTTCCGGTTTGTCTGTAGTAATCTCAGCGAAATCAGAAACAGTCATGCCGCGACGACCATTTGAGGTTGGTTTGTACTTTTTAATCGCCATCTCGTTTCCCTCCTATCTTAAATAATGAATTAGACTTCGAATAGTTCGATTTCTTTGCTGTCAGCTGTTAATTTAACAACTGCTTTTTTGCGTTTATTAGTAAGACCTGTGTAACGACCTACACGCTTATATTTGCCTTTGTAGTTAAGAACGTTAACTTTCTCCACTTTTACGCCAAAGATTGCTTCAATAGCATCTTTCACTTGAGTTTTGTTAGCACGAACGTCAACTTCAAACGTGTACTTTTTCTCAGTCATTAAGTCCGTTGAAAGTTCAGTGATTACGGGGCGCTTAATAATATCACGAGGATCTTTCATTATGCAAGCACCTCCTCTACTTTTTGCACCGCTGCTTTCGTAATAACAAGCTTTTCATGGTTAAGTACATCAAGTACATTAATAGAATTAGCTTCAAGAACTGTAATGCCAGGGATGTTACGTGCAGATAGTGCAACAGATTCGTTTACATCAGCAGTAACGATCAATGCTTTCTTTTCAACTGAAAGTCCTGCAAGGATAGCAGTCATTTCTTTTGTTTTAGGAGCATTCATTAGAAGATCTTCTAATACTAGAATGTTGTTCTCTTGTACTTTTGTAGATAAAGCTGATTTGATCGCTAAGCGGCGAACTTTTTTAGGTAATTTGTAAGCATAGCTGCGTGGTGTTGGACCGAATACGATACCACCGCCGCGCCATTGTGGTGAGCGGATAGATCCTTGACGAGCGCGTCCAGTACCTTTTTGGCGCCAAGGCTTGCGACCTCCGCCTCTAACTTCTGAACGATTCTTTACTTTGTGGTTTCCTTGACGCAAAGAAGCTCTTTGCATGATAACCGCATCAAATAAAACGTGCTGATTAGGTTCGATACCAAATACAGAATCATTTAGTTCGATTTCACCAACGTTTGATCCGCTTTGGTTTAATAATGCTACTTTCGGCATTATCGAATTCCTCCTTTCTTAGAAAAATTAGTTAGATTTAACAGCCTTTTTCACTGTGATAAGTGATTTTTTAGGACCAGGTACGTTTCCTTTGATCAATAGAAGGTTACGCTCAGCGTCAACTTTCACGATCTCAAGGTTTTGAACAGTTACTTGCTCTCCGCCCATGCGGCCTGGCAATAATTTGTTTTTGAATACTCGGTTAGGAGCAACAGGACCCATTGAACCTGGGCGACGGTGGTAACGAGAACCATGTGACATAGGTCCGCGAGATTGGTTATGGCGCTTGATAGAGCCTTGGAAACCTTTACCCTTTGAGATTCCTGTTACATCTACTGTATCTCCAGCAGAGAAAATATCAACTTTGACTTCCTGACCAACTTCATACTCACCAGCTTCTCCGCGGAACTCCCTTACGAAGCGCTTAGGTGCAGTATTAGCTTTTGCAACGTGTCCTTTTGCAGGCTTGTTAGAAAGCTTTTCACGTTTGTTTGAGAAACCAACCTGAACAGCAGCATAGCCGTCGCTTTCAACAGTCTTGATTTGAAGAACTACGTTTTCAGCAGCCTCAATTACTGTTACCGGGATAAGATCGCCTTTTTCAGTAAACACTTGAGTCATACCGATTTTTTTACCTAAGATTCCTTTGGTCATTAGTCACACCTCCTATAATGTTATAAAATCTATTTTTTGAAATTAAAGTTTGATTTCAATGTCAACGCCTGACGGCAAGTCTAATCTCATCAATGCATCAACAGTTTGTGGTGTTGGGTTGATGATGTCGATTAAACGTTTGTGTGTGCGCATTTCGAACTGCTCACGTGAATCTTTGTATTTGTGTACCGCACGAAGAATCGTGTAAATCGATTTTTCAGTTGGCAACGGGATCGGACCAGAAACGTTAGCACCTGAACGTTTTGCTGTTTCAACGATCTTTTCAGCAGATTGATCAAGAATTCTGTGATCATATGCTTTCAAACGAATACGAATTTTTTGTTTTGCCATTATTTTCCCTCCTTTTCGCCTACTTTTAAAATAGACTTTCTCCGTAGAAATTTTCCGTACACTCGCCATGGCAAAGCGGCCGTGTGTATCGGCAACCTCCTACTTCATCGCAGTCAAAGACCAACATTGTCTATTATATAGAAATTTTGCGCCCAATGCAAGATAAAAATAAAGTTTTTACTTTCTTGCGCACTTTTCCTATTATACATACATCAACAGGTAAAAACAAGGGGATCAGCAGCTGGAAAAGTTTTCGTTTCTTATGGCAAATCATTTCTACTATATATATAGAAGAAACAAAAAAAGACGAGCACGAATGCTCGTCTTTTTAAATAGCAGGATTACTCAGTGATTGTAGCTACAACACCAGCGCCTACTGTACGACCGCCTTCACGGATTGAGAATTTAGTACCTTCTTCAATCGCGATTGGAGCGATAAGTTCAACAGTCATTTCGATGTTATCGCCAGGCATAACCATCTCAACGCCTTCTGGAAGTTGGATGATACCAGTTACGTCCGTAGTACGGAAGTAGAACTGTGGGCGGTAGTTAGAGAAGAATGGAGTGTGACGTCCACCCTCTTCTTTTGAAAGAACGTAAACTTCTGATTTAAATTTAGTGTGTGGAGTGATTGTTTTTGGCTTAGCAAGAACTTGTCCACGTTGGATGTCGTCGCGAGAAACCCCACGAAGAAGTGCACCGATGTTGTCGCCAGCTTCTGCATAGTCAAGAAGCTTACGGAACATTTCAACACCTGTTACAGTTGTTGATTT is from Bacillus sp. FSL H8-0547 and encodes:
- the rpmC gene encoding 50S ribosomal protein L29; its protein translation is MRANEIRDLTTAEIEQKVKSLKEELFNLRFQLATGQLENTARIREVRKSIARMKTVITEREIAANNR
- the rpsJ gene encoding 30S ribosomal protein S10 — encoded protein: MAKQKIRIRLKAYDHRILDQSAEKIVETAKRSGANVSGPIPLPTEKSIYTILRAVHKYKDSREQFEMRTHKRLIDIINPTPQTVDALMRLDLPSGVDIEIKL
- the rplV gene encoding 50S ribosomal protein L22, which produces MQAKAVARTVRIAPRKARLVIDLIRGKQIGEAVAILRHTPKTASPIIEKVLKSAVANAEHNYEMDINNLVVTEAYVGEGPTLKRFRPRAMGRASAINKRTSHITIVVSEKKEG
- the rplN gene encoding 50S ribosomal protein L14, which gives rise to MIQQESRLKVADNSGAREVLTIKVLGGSGRKTANIGDVIVCTVKQATPGGVVKKGDVVKAVIVRTKSGARRQDGSYIRFDENACVIIKDDKSPRGTRIFGPVARELREGNFMKIVSLAPEVL
- the rplC gene encoding 50S ribosomal protein L3 gives rise to the protein MTKGILGKKIGMTQVFTEKGDLIPVTVIEAAENVVLQIKTVESDGYAAVQVGFSNKREKLSNKPAKGHVAKANTAPKRFVREFRGEAGEYEVGQEVKVDIFSAGDTVDVTGISKGKGFQGSIKRHNQSRGPMSHGSRYHRRPGSMGPVAPNRVFKNKLLPGRMGGEQVTVQNLEIVKVDAERNLLLIKGNVPGPKKSLITVKKAVKSN
- the rpsS gene encoding 30S ribosomal protein S19; protein product: MGRSLKKGPFVDEHLFKKVEKLNESEKKQVIKTWSRRSTIFPQFIGQTIAVYDGRKHVPVYVTEDMVGHKLGEFAPTRTYKGHAADDKKTRR
- the rpsQ gene encoding 30S ribosomal protein S17, whose translation is MTERNNQRKVYTGRVVSDKMDKTITVLVETYKKHSLYGKRVKYSKKFKAHDENNQAKIGDVVKIMETRPLSATKRFRLVEIVEEAVII
- the rpsC gene encoding 30S ribosomal protein S3; translation: MGQKVNPVGLRIGVIRDWESKWFAGKDYANLLHEDIKVREYINQRLSDASVSKIEIERAANRVNITIHTAKPGMVIGKGGTEVEALRKALNSLTGKRVHINILEIKRADLDAKLVADNIARQLENRISFRRAQKQTIQRAMRAGAQGIKTMVSGRLGGADIARSESYSEGTVPLHTLRADIDYGTAEADTTYGKLGVKVWIYRGEVLPTKKKKEEGGK
- the rplW gene encoding 50S ribosomal protein L23, yielding MKDPRDIIKRPVITELSTDLMTEKKYTFEVDVRANKTQVKDAIEAIFGVKVEKVNVLNYKGKYKRVGRYTGLTNKRKKAVVKLTADSKEIELFEV
- the rplD gene encoding 50S ribosomal protein L4 → MPKVALLNQSGSNVGEIELNDSVFGIEPNQHVLFDAVIMQRASLRQGNHKVKNRSEVRGGGRKPWRQKGTGRARQGSIRSPQWRGGGIVFGPTPRSYAYKLPKKVRRLAIKSALSTKVQENNILVLEDLLMNAPKTKEMTAILAGLSVEKKALIVTADVNESVALSARNIPGITVLEANSINVLDVLNHEKLVITKAAVQKVEEVLA
- the rplP gene encoding 50S ribosomal protein L16 gives rise to the protein MLLPKRVKYRREHRGKMRGRAKGGTEVHFGEYGIQALEASWITNRQIEAARIAMTRYMKRGGKVWIKIFPSKPYTAKPLEVRMGSGKGAPEGWVAVVKPGKVMFEIAGVSEEVAREALRLASHKLPIKTKFVKREEIGGESNES
- the rplB gene encoding 50S ribosomal protein L2, which codes for MAIKKYKPTSNGRRGMTVSDFAEITTDKPEKSLLAPVHRKGGRNNQGKITVRHQGGGHKRQYRIIDFKRDKDGIPGRVATIEYDPNRSANIALIHYADGEKRYILAPKNLEVGLQVVSGPEADIKVGNALPLQNIPVGTVIHNIELKPGKGGQLVRSAGTSAQVLGKEGKYVLVRLNSGEVRMILATCRATVGQVGNEQHELINIGKAGRSRWLGIRPTVRGSVMNPNDHPHGGGEGRAPIGRKSPMTPWGKPTLGYKTRKKTNKSDKFIVRRRKK